The following are encoded in a window of Rosa chinensis cultivar Old Blush chromosome 4, RchiOBHm-V2, whole genome shotgun sequence genomic DNA:
- the LOC112198978 gene encoding uncharacterized mitochondrial protein AtMg00810-like, whose amino-acid sequence MESEFEMSMCGELTFFLGLQVKQLNTGLFLSQTKYAENLIKKFGLESKKVVNNSMSTTTKLGEDKDGKSVDPTLYRSMIGSLLYLTASRPDISYSVGVCARFQANPKESHLEAVRRILRYILGTISCGIFYTLILMWRLQATQMLTGEVTLRIERPPQEGVSLLETT is encoded by the coding sequence atggaaagtgaatttgaaatgagtatGTGTGGTGAGCTAACTTTCTTCCTTGGATTGCAAGTAAAACAGCTTAACACAGGCCTGTTTCTCTCTCAAACAAAATATGCTGAGAATTTGATCAAGAAATTTGGTCTTGAGTCCAAGAAAGTGGTGAACAATTCCATGAGCACCACTACAAAGCTTGGTGAAGACAAGGATGGCAAGTCTGTTGATCCTACCCTCTATAGGAGCATGATTGGCAGCTTATTGTATCTTACTGCTAGTCGACCTGATATCTCCTATAGTGTTGGAGTTTGTGCACGATTTCAAGCCAATCCAAAGGAATCCCACCTGGAAGCTGTTAGAAGAATTCTTCGATACATCTTAGGTACAATTTCTTGTGGCATTTTCTATACTTTGATACTAATGTGGAGATTGCAAGCTACTCAGATGCTGACTGGGGAGGTAACCTTAAGGATAGAAAGACCACCTCAGGAGGGTGTTTCTTTGTTGGAAACAACTTAG
- the LOC112200626 gene encoding receptor kinase-like protein Xa21 isoform X2 — translation MLRHILTMVTSRFFLLQTRLLLVYYCCIASFAIVVAVQTSDVSTDESALLSLKASITIEGQNMIFTDWSTNNICNWAGVTCGASHRRVEVLDLSYFGLSGTIPAELGNLSFLVDLDFTNNSFQGPLPQELSRLHRLKFLSFGLNNFGGTIPSWFGSLSKLQTLDLYGNQFSGSMPAAIFNLSALQVIDLKNNNLSGSIHKNIGNLTRIRKIYLGNNNLTGTIPHGVGDLPNLQILSLMGNNLNGLVPSTIFNMSTIRVISISSNNLSGSFPTNIGLGFPNIQEFYASSNKLSGVIPKSISNASKLTGLDLGGNSFYGSIPSSLCASPNLERLVLESNNLTIDKFTPEVNILSCLATLTKLRKLWLSDNPLNAMLPFSLGNLSTSLEYMILRNCNMSGKIPNDIGNLSSLIFLDFGLNELSGSIPTTIGRLQKLQVFNLSNNILQGYVPDELCQLKNLGDLLLQGNQLSGSIPSCLGDLNASLRILSLGSNLLTSTIPSTLWRLTYILHLDLSSNSLSGLLSEELGNLKVVTDIYLSNNHFSGSIPISIGFRTDLVILNLANNSLEGSIPDTFIGCPSLEFLDLSKNNLSGVIPKSLQSLLYLRYLNLSINRLHGEIPEGGAFEHLSYESIFSNGELCGSPHLQVPLCPSSTRSTPLCQNRCITILKCIIPGIPLAILIVAFIWRLILHRKRNAKAAKVTTLLPPQPLWRRVSYKELRRATYGFAETNLLGTGGLGSVYRGTLSDGILVAIKRLNILIDVALALEYLHHGYETTIVHCDLKPSNILLDDDMVAHVADFGIAKLLGGGGSMSQTTTLATIGYMAPEYGMGGIVSRRGDVYSFGIILMETFTKRKPTDDMFVGQMNLKQWVANSLLSDAIVEVVDSNLIGTQEEDEDFVSKRYCLSCIMNLAMACCEESPENRMNIQDALSTLNKIKKKFLKDTAGGMLPNVLLFSRRSIEEFYSIFHGF, via the exons ATGTTAAGGCACATATTAACAATGGTAACAAGTCGATTTTTCCTCTTGCAAACAAGGTTGTTGCTGGTATACTACTGTTGTATTGCTAGCTTTGCTATAGTGGTAGCAGTACAAACCAGCGATGTCTCCACAGATGAGTCTGCTCTTCTTTCTCTCAAAGCCAGCATCACCATTGAAGGTCAAAACATGATCTTCACCGACTGGTCCACCAACAACATTTGCAACTGGGCTGGGGTTACTTGTGGTGCAAGCCACCGTAGAGTCGAGGTCTTGGACCTGTCTTACTTTGGTCTTTCAGGCACCATTCCTGCGGAGCTAGGTAACCTGTCATTTCTTGTTGATCTGGACTTCACAAATAACAGCTTCCAAGGTCCCTTGCCCCAAGAATTGTCTCGTCTACACAGGTTGAAGTTCCTTAGCTTTGGACTCAACAACTTTGGGGGAACAATTCCATCATGGTTTGGGTCCTTGTCCAAACTTCAAACCTTGGATTTGTACGGTAATCAATTTTCAGGTTCCATGCCCGCTGCCATCTTCAACTTATCTGCACTACAAGTAATAGATCTCAAAAATAATAATCTATCGG GTAGCATACACAAGAATATTGGGAACTTGACTCGCATAAGAAAGATTTATCTTGGTAACAACAATTTGACAG GTACTATACCACATGGAGTAGGTGATCTTCCAAATCTACAGATTTTGTCACTCATGGGTAATAATCTTAATGGCCTCGTCCCATCCACAATCTTCAACATGTCCACAATAAGAGTGATATCTATTAGTAGTAATAATCTCTCAGGTAGCTTCCCAACAAACATAGGCCTTGGATTTCCAAACATACAAGAGTTTTATGCATCGAGTAATAAACTCAGTGGAGTAATTCCCAAATCCATCTCGAATGCTTCTAAGCTCACTGGCCTAGACCTGGGAGGTAACTCATTTTATGGCTCTATACCTAGCTCGCTTTGTGCCTCACCAAACCTTGAGCGGCTGGTCTTGGAATCGAACAACTTGACGATTGACAAATTTACTCCAGAAGTAAATATACTCTCTTGCTTAGCCACTCTTAcaaagttgagaaaattatGGCTGTCTGACAATCCACTAAATGCCAtgcttccattttctcttggaaATCTCTCTACATCACTTGAATATATGATATTAAGGAATTGCAACATGTCGGGTAAGATTCCGAATGATATTGGCAACTTGAGCAGCTTGATCTTCTTAGACTTCGGATTGAATGAATTGAGTGGATCAATTCCAACTACCATAGGAAGACTACAAAAACTTCAAGTTTTTAACTTGAGTAACAACATATTGCAAGGATATGTTCCAGATGAACTTTGTCAGCTGAAAAACCTAGGTGACTTGCTTCTGCAAGGCAATCAACTCTCTGGTTCTATACCTTCCTGCTTAGGTGATCTAAATGCATCTCTAAGAATTCTATCACTAGGGTCCAATTTGTTAACTTCAACAATACCATCTACCTTGTGGAGGCTTACTTATATCCTACACTTGGACTTGTCATCCAATTCTCTAAGTGGACTTCTCTCAGAAGAGCTTGGTAATTTGAAAGTTGTGACAGATATATATTTATCAAACAACCATTTTTCGGGTTCGATACCAATTAGCATTGGATTTCGCACAGATCTTGTCATTCTCAACCTAGCAAACAATAGTTTAGAAGGCTCTATTCCTGATACTTTTATTGGATGTCCAAGCTTAGAATTCTTGGATTTATCCAAAAACAATCTGTCAGGGGTGATTCCAAAGTCTCTACAATCACTTTTATATCTCAGATATTTGAATTTGTCCATCAACAGACTCCATGGAGAAATTCCAGAAGGTGGAGCTTTCGAACACTTGTCTTATGAATCAATCTTCTCGAATGGTGAACTCTGTGGTTCACCCCACCTGCAGGTTCCACTGTGTCCAAGTTCAACGAGAAGTACTCCACTGTGTCAAAATAGATGCATTACTATTTTGAAGTGTATTATTCCAGGGATCCCCTTAGCAATACTCATAGTGGCCTTCATATGGAGATTGATACTGCATAGAAAAAGGAATGCAAAAGCTGCAAAAGTGACTACATTGTTACCACCACAACCTCTTTGGAGAAGAGTTTCATACAAAGAACTCCGAAGGGCGACATATGGATTTGCTGAAACTAACTTACTTGGCACTGGGGGTCTTGGCTCGGTTTATAGAGGGACACTGTCAGATGGGATTTTAGTGGCCATTAAG AGGTTGAATATTTTGATAGATGTTGCATTGGCATTGGAATACCTCCATCATGGTTACGAAACAACGATTGTCCATTGTGATTTGAAGCCCAGCAACATACTACTAGATGATGATATGGTTGCACATGTTGCTGATTTTGGCATTGCGAAGCTCTTAGGTGGAGGAGGTTCTATGTCTCAAACCACGACCCTAGCTACAATTGGGTATATGGCTCCAG AGTATGGAATGGGAGGAATAGTTTCCAGAAGAGGGGATGTGTATAGTTTTGGTATTATACTGATGGAAACATTCACAAAAAGGAAGCCAACAGATGACATGTTTGTTGGACAAATGAATCTAAAGCAATGGGTTGCAAATTCATTGCTTTCGGATGCAATAGTTGAAGTTGTGGATTCCAATTTAATTGGGActcaagaagaagatgaagattttgTGAGCAAGAGGTATTGTTTGTCATGCATTATGAATTTAGCCATGGCTTGTTGTGAAGAATCACCAGAAAATAGGATGAATATACAAGATGCTCTCTCCACGCTCAATAAAATCAAAAAAAAGTTTTTGAAAGACACTGCAGGAGGTATGCTACCAAACGTCCTCTTGTTCAGCAGACGTTCCATTGAGGAATTCTATAGCATATTTCATGGCTTTTAA
- the LOC112200626 gene encoding probable LRR receptor-like serine/threonine-protein kinase At3g47570 isoform X1 encodes MLRHILTMVTSRFFLLQTRLLLVYYCCIASFAIVVAVQTSDVSTDESALLSLKASITIEGQNMIFTDWSTNNICNWAGVTCGASHRRVEVLDLSYFGLSGTIPAELGNLSFLVDLDFTNNSFQGPLPQELSRLHRLKFLSFGLNNFGGTIPSWFGSLSKLQTLDLYGNQFSGSMPAAIFNLSALQVIDLKNNNLSGSIHKNIGNLTRIRKIYLGNNNLTGTIPHGVGDLPNLQILSLMGNNLNGLVPSTIFNMSTIRVISISSNNLSGSFPTNIGLGFPNIQEFYASSNKLSGVIPKSISNASKLTGLDLGGNSFYGSIPSSLCASPNLERLVLESNNLTIDKFTPEVNILSCLATLTKLRKLWLSDNPLNAMLPFSLGNLSTSLEYMILRNCNMSGKIPNDIGNLSSLIFLDFGLNELSGSIPTTIGRLQKLQVFNLSNNILQGYVPDELCQLKNLGDLLLQGNQLSGSIPSCLGDLNASLRILSLGSNLLTSTIPSTLWRLTYILHLDLSSNSLSGLLSEELGNLKVVTDIYLSNNHFSGSIPISIGFRTDLVILNLANNSLEGSIPDTFIGCPSLEFLDLSKNNLSGVIPKSLQSLLYLRYLNLSINRLHGEIPEGGAFEHLSYESIFSNGELCGSPHLQVPLCPSSTRSTPLCQNRCITILKCIIPGIPLAILIVAFIWRLILHRKRNAKAAKVTTLLPPQPLWRRVSYKELRRATYGFAETNLLGTGGLGSVYRGTLSDGILVAIKVFNVQLEEALTSFDMECKMLSTIRHRNLIKIISCCIDIDFRALVLGYMPNGSLEKWLYSDNFSLSILQRLNILIDVALALEYLHHGYETTIVHCDLKPSNILLDDDMVAHVADFGIAKLLGGGGSMSQTTTLATIGYMAPEYGMGGIVSRRGDVYSFGIILMETFTKRKPTDDMFVGQMNLKQWVANSLLSDAIVEVVDSNLIGTQEEDEDFVSKRYCLSCIMNLAMACCEESPENRMNIQDALSTLNKIKKKFLKDTAGGMLPNVLLFSRRSIEEFYSIFHGF; translated from the exons ATGTTAAGGCACATATTAACAATGGTAACAAGTCGATTTTTCCTCTTGCAAACAAGGTTGTTGCTGGTATACTACTGTTGTATTGCTAGCTTTGCTATAGTGGTAGCAGTACAAACCAGCGATGTCTCCACAGATGAGTCTGCTCTTCTTTCTCTCAAAGCCAGCATCACCATTGAAGGTCAAAACATGATCTTCACCGACTGGTCCACCAACAACATTTGCAACTGGGCTGGGGTTACTTGTGGTGCAAGCCACCGTAGAGTCGAGGTCTTGGACCTGTCTTACTTTGGTCTTTCAGGCACCATTCCTGCGGAGCTAGGTAACCTGTCATTTCTTGTTGATCTGGACTTCACAAATAACAGCTTCCAAGGTCCCTTGCCCCAAGAATTGTCTCGTCTACACAGGTTGAAGTTCCTTAGCTTTGGACTCAACAACTTTGGGGGAACAATTCCATCATGGTTTGGGTCCTTGTCCAAACTTCAAACCTTGGATTTGTACGGTAATCAATTTTCAGGTTCCATGCCCGCTGCCATCTTCAACTTATCTGCACTACAAGTAATAGATCTCAAAAATAATAATCTATCGG GTAGCATACACAAGAATATTGGGAACTTGACTCGCATAAGAAAGATTTATCTTGGTAACAACAATTTGACAG GTACTATACCACATGGAGTAGGTGATCTTCCAAATCTACAGATTTTGTCACTCATGGGTAATAATCTTAATGGCCTCGTCCCATCCACAATCTTCAACATGTCCACAATAAGAGTGATATCTATTAGTAGTAATAATCTCTCAGGTAGCTTCCCAACAAACATAGGCCTTGGATTTCCAAACATACAAGAGTTTTATGCATCGAGTAATAAACTCAGTGGAGTAATTCCCAAATCCATCTCGAATGCTTCTAAGCTCACTGGCCTAGACCTGGGAGGTAACTCATTTTATGGCTCTATACCTAGCTCGCTTTGTGCCTCACCAAACCTTGAGCGGCTGGTCTTGGAATCGAACAACTTGACGATTGACAAATTTACTCCAGAAGTAAATATACTCTCTTGCTTAGCCACTCTTAcaaagttgagaaaattatGGCTGTCTGACAATCCACTAAATGCCAtgcttccattttctcttggaaATCTCTCTACATCACTTGAATATATGATATTAAGGAATTGCAACATGTCGGGTAAGATTCCGAATGATATTGGCAACTTGAGCAGCTTGATCTTCTTAGACTTCGGATTGAATGAATTGAGTGGATCAATTCCAACTACCATAGGAAGACTACAAAAACTTCAAGTTTTTAACTTGAGTAACAACATATTGCAAGGATATGTTCCAGATGAACTTTGTCAGCTGAAAAACCTAGGTGACTTGCTTCTGCAAGGCAATCAACTCTCTGGTTCTATACCTTCCTGCTTAGGTGATCTAAATGCATCTCTAAGAATTCTATCACTAGGGTCCAATTTGTTAACTTCAACAATACCATCTACCTTGTGGAGGCTTACTTATATCCTACACTTGGACTTGTCATCCAATTCTCTAAGTGGACTTCTCTCAGAAGAGCTTGGTAATTTGAAAGTTGTGACAGATATATATTTATCAAACAACCATTTTTCGGGTTCGATACCAATTAGCATTGGATTTCGCACAGATCTTGTCATTCTCAACCTAGCAAACAATAGTTTAGAAGGCTCTATTCCTGATACTTTTATTGGATGTCCAAGCTTAGAATTCTTGGATTTATCCAAAAACAATCTGTCAGGGGTGATTCCAAAGTCTCTACAATCACTTTTATATCTCAGATATTTGAATTTGTCCATCAACAGACTCCATGGAGAAATTCCAGAAGGTGGAGCTTTCGAACACTTGTCTTATGAATCAATCTTCTCGAATGGTGAACTCTGTGGTTCACCCCACCTGCAGGTTCCACTGTGTCCAAGTTCAACGAGAAGTACTCCACTGTGTCAAAATAGATGCATTACTATTTTGAAGTGTATTATTCCAGGGATCCCCTTAGCAATACTCATAGTGGCCTTCATATGGAGATTGATACTGCATAGAAAAAGGAATGCAAAAGCTGCAAAAGTGACTACATTGTTACCACCACAACCTCTTTGGAGAAGAGTTTCATACAAAGAACTCCGAAGGGCGACATATGGATTTGCTGAAACTAACTTACTTGGCACTGGGGGTCTTGGCTCGGTTTATAGAGGGACACTGTCAGATGGGATTTTAGTGGCCATTAAGGTATTCAATGTACAGTTGGAAGAGGCTTTGACAAGTTTTGACATGGAATGTAAAATGCTAAGTACTATACGTCATCGAAATCTTATCAAAATCATCAGTTGTTGCATTGATATTGATTTTAGAGCTTTGGTACTTGGCTACATGCCTAATGGGAGCCTTGAGAAGTGGTTGTACTCTGATAACTTTTCGCTGAGTATCCTGCAGAGGTTGAATATTTTGATAGATGTTGCATTGGCATTGGAATACCTCCATCATGGTTACGAAACAACGATTGTCCATTGTGATTTGAAGCCCAGCAACATACTACTAGATGATGATATGGTTGCACATGTTGCTGATTTTGGCATTGCGAAGCTCTTAGGTGGAGGAGGTTCTATGTCTCAAACCACGACCCTAGCTACAATTGGGTATATGGCTCCAG AGTATGGAATGGGAGGAATAGTTTCCAGAAGAGGGGATGTGTATAGTTTTGGTATTATACTGATGGAAACATTCACAAAAAGGAAGCCAACAGATGACATGTTTGTTGGACAAATGAATCTAAAGCAATGGGTTGCAAATTCATTGCTTTCGGATGCAATAGTTGAAGTTGTGGATTCCAATTTAATTGGGActcaagaagaagatgaagattttgTGAGCAAGAGGTATTGTTTGTCATGCATTATGAATTTAGCCATGGCTTGTTGTGAAGAATCACCAGAAAATAGGATGAATATACAAGATGCTCTCTCCACGCTCAATAAAATCAAAAAAAAGTTTTTGAAAGACACTGCAGGAGGTATGCTACCAAACGTCCTCTTGTTCAGCAGACGTTCCATTGAGGAATTCTATAGCATATTTCATGGCTTTTAA
- the LOC112201012 gene encoding protein YIP4a codes for MSHSYSESDTVPLHPSSQSDIDEIENLINASVQSGPTTVLPAKPPSPPRASIPVSSSSPFIQSNLPQPAPPASSKPKPPPPSSVPAPPPVPSAANNNNIAASGFGSPPNTLTEPVWDTVKRDLSRIVSNLKLVVFPNPYREDPGKALRDWDLWGPFFFIVFLGLTLSWSASVKKSEVFAVAFAVLAAGAVILTLNVLLLGGHIIFFQSLSLLGYCLFPLDVGALICMVKDNVILKVVVVSITLAWSSWSAYPFMSSAVNPRRKALALYPVFLLYVSVGFLIIAID; via the exons ATGTCGCACTCCTACAGCGAAAGCGACACCGTTCCCCTCCACCCTTCCTCCCAGTCCGACATCGACGAGATCGAAAACCTAATCAACGCCAGCGTCCAATCCGGCCCCACCACGGTCCTCCCCGCCAAGCCTCCCAGCCCCCCCCGCGCCTCCATCcccgtctcctcctcctcccccttcATCCAATCCAACCTCCCCCAACCGGCCCCTCCCGCCTCCTCCAAGCCCAAGCCTCCGCCGCCGTCCTCCGTCCCCGCCCCTCCCCCCGTCCCCTCCGCcgccaacaacaacaacatcgcCGCTTCCGGCTTCGGCTCCCCGCCCAACACCCTAACGGAGCCCGTTTGGGACACCGTCAAGAGGGACTTGTCTCGGATCGTCAGCAATTTGAAGCTCGTCGTCTTCCCTAACCCCTACCGTGAGGACCCCGGAAAGGCTCTCAGGGATTGGGATCTATGGGgtcctttcttcttcattgttTTCTTGGGCCTCACTCTCTCCTGGTCTGCATCTGTCAAGAAG TCTGAAGTTTTCGCTGTTGCATTTGCCGTACTTGCTGCTGGTGCTGTGATTTTGACATTGAATGTACTCCTACTG GGGGGACACATAATTTTCTTTCAGAGCCTAAGTCTTCTTGGTTATTGCTTATTCCCTCTGGATGTTGGAGCTTTAATCTGTATGGTGAAGGACAATGTGATATTGAAGGTTGTTGTAGTAAGCATTACACTGGCTTGGAGTTCTTGGTCTGCATATCCTTTCATGAGTTCAGCAGTCAACCCCAGGAGAAAAGCTCTCGCACTTTACCCAGTTTTCTTGCTGTATGTATCTGTTGGTTTTCTTATCATCGCCATTGATTAA